The genome window ACATTGACATAGAGGAGCACGCCCACAGCCACAGCGAGCCAGCGCACACCTCAAACCGCCGCGGCGACAACctcagcgaggagggggacaATATTGTGCTCGCTGTAACAGCCGAGGCAGATGAAAAAGTTACGTCCTCACAGACGACGCAGATGATCCAGCCCATGAGTGAGGAGGCGGAAAAGGCGGCAAGCCACTGCAACGAGAACATGAGCGAGTTAGTGGAtcgtcaccaccagcagcagcaggccccGCAGAATGGAAAGGAAGCTCTTGGCACCCGGGTCTGCGGGGTAGAAGATCTGATCCAGGATATGCACGTGCGGCGCCTAACCTGGAGAGAGATAATAcgcgtcttcctctctcttcgcttcctTACGCATTTCTTCATGTTCGCCATCTATGGGTGGGCCTTCTACGGACTCATCTACATGACCGTCCCCTACGTCTCCTCCATGGGCAGTGCTGGCACGGTGTACGAGAACGTCACCGCCATCAGCACCTCCAAGGCATCGACAGTTTTTACATTTTGGGGTGTGTTTCAGATTATAGGATCCATCCTGGTAGGCGGCATGGCCTCCTTCACGGATGACGCCCTCGCCTACACGatctgcgccgccgtcggtGGTGTGGCAACATCGCTGCTCGTGTTTTGCCGCAGCTACGCAGCCTTTGCCGTGTGCTTGAGTGTTATCGGCTTCTGCACGGCTGGCATCTTTGCCATGATGCCGGCGCTGATCGCCAAGGACTTCCATGGGCCTAATTTGGGCCTCTTCATGGGCAGCGTGTTTGTGGCGGCCTGCCTTGGCGGCTTCTCGGCCCCGCCAATTCAGGCGCAGCTGAAGAGTCGCTACCATGGCAACTACTCGTACGGCTGTGTATtcatcagctgctgcatgaCGCTTCCGGGAGTACTGTGCTACCTGCTCTTGTGGCCAGAGAAGCAGAGTCGCGTCGGTCGTGTCGTCAAGCGCATGCTGAAGCAGGGGTGAGGCAATGGCCCCACGTGGCCCCACCGCCTCCCTTCGGCCCACTGGTCGCCCTGTTCTCCTTCGTCCGCCATACCACAGCAGAAAGGAATGCCGCCACACTACACACCATCGCAGTTGCTGTCAATGTGAAGCGCCATgggcttctctccctctccctggTGTAGAATGAGGGGGCTTCCCCCTtactgcagccgctgccagGGTGGTGCTTGGCGCCGGTTGTGAATGGCCCTGCCGGTACTCTGCCATCTCACACGCATGGCTGagttccctccctctcctccctctccttctcctttcccacGTAGCATTCTGGGCTCTAGTCGTTATTGTTGCTGTCGCCACTGTTGTTTGCTGTCCGAGTGTCGTGACGTCTTCTTGTAtcacctcttt of Leishmania braziliensis MHOM/BR/75/M2904 complete genome, chromosome 5 contains these proteins:
- a CDS encoding monocarboxylate transporter-like protein, which encodes MKIFEVWKRVNRSITHRPPDHWIGYLVAISGALMQMMSYGIDNSFSIFSNSMQNDPSLGYPSATTVSFGNSVSLGLSPVFGVFAGFLVDRVPPRVMMLTSTVMLFAALWLSSSFAKSSPEVTASFSLLASISSAFMLSPGAAATGSWFRRRLGLGQGINFSGGGVGSAVVPAVLGSLVDVYGWRHTFRLMSAFCSIGLVGTILSCRRHPIEDDIDIEEHAHSHSEPAHTSNRRGDNLSEEGDNIVLAVTAEADEKVTSSQTTQMIQPMSEEAEKAASHCNENMSELVDRHHQQQQAPQNGKEALGTRVCGVEDLIQDMHVRRLTWREIIRVFLSLRFLTHFFMFAIYGWAFYGLIYMTVPYVSSMGSAGTVYENVTAISTSKASTVFTFWGVFQIIGSILVGGMASFTDDALAYTICAAVGGVATSLLVFCRSYAAFAVCLSVIGFCTAGIFAMMPALIAKDFHGPNLGLFMGSVFVAACLGGFSAPPIQAQLKSRYHGNYSYGCVFISCCMTLPGVLCYLLLWPEKQSRVGRVVKRMLKQG